The proteins below come from a single Paramormyrops kingsleyae isolate MSU_618 chromosome 25, PKINGS_0.4, whole genome shotgun sequence genomic window:
- the smarca5 gene encoding SWI/SNF-related matrix-associated actin-dependent regulator of chromatin subfamily A member 5, translated as MSDTETNLPEQPEPRVEQNEPEGEEEEGDEEPGKSYGEEFFPSGQETKSLPGYEEKMQTDRTNRFEYLLKQTEVFAHFIQPAAQKTPTSPLKMKPGRPRIKKDEKQNLLSAGDNRHRRTEQEEDEELLNENSKVTNICTRFDESPSYVKSGKLRDYQVRGLNWLISLYENGINGILADEMGLGKTLQTISLLGYMKHYRNIPGPHMVLVPKSTLCNWMNEFKRWVPSLRAVCLIGGREERTAFIRDVLLPGEWDVCVTSYEMLIREKAVFKRFNWRYLVIDEAHRIKNEKSKLSEIVREFKTTNRLLLTGTPLQNNLHELWALLNFLLPDVFNSSEDFDSWFDTNNCLGDQKLVERLHIVLRPFLLRRIKADVEKTLLPKKEVKMYVGLSKMQREWYTKILMKDIDILNSAGKMDKMRLLNILMQLRKCCNHSYLFDGAEPGPPYTTDLHLVVNSGKMAVLDKLLPKLKEQGSRVLIFSQMTRMLDILEDYCMWRNYGYCRLDGQTAHEERESSINTFNEPNSPKFLFMLSTRAGGLGINLATADVVIIYDSDWNPQVDLQAMDRAHRIGQKKQVRVFRFITENTVEERIVERAEMKLRLDSIVIQQGRLVDQNLNKLGKDEMLSIIRHGATHVFASKESEITDEDIDAILERGEKKTMEMKQKLSTMGENSLRNFTMDTDNSVYNFEGEDYREKKKVITNWIEPPKRERKANYAVDAYFREALRVSEPKVPKAPRPPKQPNVQDFQFFPPRLFELLEKEILFYRKTIGYKVPRNPDLPNSAQVQKEEQSKIDEAEPLTEEELEEKEGLLSQGFTIWNKRDFNQFIKANEKWGRDDIENIAREVEGKTPEEVMEYSAVFWERCNELQDIEKIMAQIERGEARIQRRISIKKALDSKIGRYKAPFHQLRISYGTNKGKNYTEEEDRFLICMLHKLGFDKESVYDELRQCIRNSPQFRFDWFLKSRTAMELQRRCNTLITLIERENMELEEREKAEKKKRGPRTSSAQKRKAEGAPDGRGRRKKLKI; from the exons ATGTCGGATACTGAGACCAACCTGCCAgagcagccggagccgcgggtaGAGCAGAACGAGCCTGAGGGAGAAGAAGAGGAAGGG GATGAAGAGCCTGGAAAGAGTTACGGTGAGGAGTTTTTTCCTTCCGGACAAGAGACCAAAAGTCTTCCAGGCTATGAAGAGAAAATG CAAACAGATCGGACCAACAGATTTGAGTACCTGCTGAAGCAGACGGAAGTGTTTGCTCACTTCATTCAGCCTGCGGCCCAGAAAACTCCAACCTCCCCTTTGAAGATGAAACCAGGTCGTCCACGGATCAAGAAGGATGAGAAACAGAACCTCCTGTCGGCGGGAGA CAACCGTCATCGTCGCACGGAGCAGGAAGAGGATGAGGAGCTCCTGAATGAGAACAGCAAGGTCACCAACATCTGCACCCGTTTTGACGAATCCCCCTCCT ATGTAAAATCTGGGAAACTGAGGGACTACCAGGTCCGTGGGTTAAACTGGCTGATTTCCCTCTACGAGAATGGAATTAACGGGATCCTTGCTGATGAAATG GGTTTGGGTAAGACTCTGCAGACCATCTCCCTGCTCGGTTACATGAAGCATTACCGGAACATTCCAGGGCCCCACATGGTGCTGGTCCCTAAATCCACGCTGTGCAACTGGATGAATGAGTTCAAGCGCTGGGTGCCGTCCCTCCGTGCCGTCTGCCTCATTGGTGGCAGGGAAGAAAGG ACTGCATTCATACGAGACGTGCTCCTGCCGGGAGAGTGGGACGTGTGCGTGACCTCCTACGAGATGCTGATCAGGGAGAAGGCGGTGTTCAAAAGGTTTAACTGGAGGTACCTGGTCATTGACGAGGCTCACAGGATCAAGAATGAGAAGTCAAAG CTCTCGGAGATTGTGAGAGAATTTAAGACGACCAATCGGCTGCTGCTGACTGGAACCCCACTGCAGAACAACTTGCATGAACTCTGGGCTCTGCTGAACTTCCTCCTTCCAGATGTGTTCAACTCCTCGGAA gatttTGATTCTTGGTTTGACACTAATAACTGCCTTGGAGACCAGAAACTAGTGGAACGTTTGCATATC GTTCTGCGCCCCTTCCTGCTTCGACGTATCAAAGCTGATGTGGAGAAGACCCTCTTGCCAAAAAAAGAGGTGAAGATGTATGTGGGCCTCAGTAAAATGCAGCGGGAGTG GTACACCAAGATTCTGATGAAAGACATTGACATTTTGAACTCCGCTGGCAAGATGGACAAGATGCGGCTCCTCAACATCCTGATGCAGCTTCGCAAGTGCTGCAACCACTCGTATTTGTTTGACGGAGCTGAGCCTGGCCCTCCCTACACCACAGACCTGCACCTAGTCGTCAACAGTGGCAAGATGGCTGTGCTTGACAAACTGTTGCCCAAGCTGAAGGAGCAAG GGTCCCGAGTGCTGATCTTTAGCCAGATGACCAGGATGCTGGACATCCTGGAGGACTACTGCATGTGGAGAAACTATGGCTATTGCCGCCTCGACGGGCAGACTGCTCACGAGGAGAGAGAG AGCTCCATCAACACCTTCAATGAACCCAACAGTCCAAAATTCCTCTTCATGTTGAGCACACGCGCTGGGGGCCTCGGTATCAACCTAGCCACCGCCGATGTGGTCATCATTTACGACTCGGACTGGAATCCCCAAGTAGATCTCCAGGCGATG GACCGAGCACACAGGATTGGTCAGAAGAAGCAGGTCCGGGTATTCCGCTTCATCACAGAGAACACCGTGGAGGAGAGGATTGTAGAAAGGGCAGAGATGAAGCTTCGTCTGGACTCAATAGTCATTCAGCAAG GCCGGCTAGTGGACCAGAACCTGAACAAGCTAGGCAAGGATGAGATGCTGTCTATAATTCGCCATGGAGCCACACACGTGTTCGCGTCCAAGGAGAGCGAGATCACAGACGAGGACATTGATGCGATACTGGAGAGAGGGGAGAAGAAG ACCATGGAGATGAAACAGAAGCTGTCCACAATGGGTGAAAACTCTCTGAGGAACTTTACCATGGACACAGACAACAGTGTGTACAACTTTGAAGGGGAGGACTACAGAGAGAAGAAGAAG GTCATCACCAACTGGATTGAGCCCCCAAAGAGAGAACGCAAAGCCAATTATGCGGTAGATGCGTACTTCAGGGAGGCTTTGCGTGTTAGTGAGCCCAAGGTTCCGAAG GCCCCTCGTCCTCCAAAACAGCCCAATGTTCAAGACTTCCAGTTCTTCCCACCTCGTCTTTTTGAGCTGCTGGAGAAGGAGATCTTGTTCTACAGAAAAACCATTGGCTACAAG GTCCCCCGAAACCCTGACTTGCCCAATTCAGCACAGGTCCAGAAGGAAGAACAGAGCAAGATTGATGAAGCAGAACCGTTGactgaggaggagctggaggagaaggagggTCTCCTGTCACAG GGTTTTACTATTTGGAACAAACGAGATTTCAATCAGTTCATCAAAGCTAATGAGAAGTGGGGCCGTGATGATATTGAAAACATCGCTCGTGAGGTGGAGGGAAAAACCCCAGAAGAGGTCATGGAATATTCCG CTGTTTTTTGGGAGAGGTGCAATGAGCTGCAGGACATTGAGAAGATCATGGCCCAGATTGAGCGTGGAGAGGCCCGGATTCAGAGAAGGATAAGCATTAAAAAAGCTCTGGATTCTAAG ATTGGGCGCTACAAGGCACCCTTCCACCAGCTGAGGATATCCTACGGCACCAACAAGGGCAAGAACTACACAGAGGAGGAGGACCGCTTCCTCATCTGCATGCTGCACAAGCTGGGCTTCGACAAGGAGAGCGTCTACGACGAGCTCAGGCAGTGCATCCGCAACTCCCCCCAGTTCCGCTTCGATTGGTTCCTCAAGTCAAGGACTGCCATG GAGCTTCAGAGGCGATGCAATACTTTGATTACGCTGATAGAGCGAGAGAacatggagctggaggagagggAGAAAGCAGAGAAGAAAAAGCGAGGACCTCGGACATCCTCA GCCCAGAAGCGGAAGGCAGAAGGTGCCCCGGACGGCCGGGGGCGGCGGAAGAAGCTGAAGATATGA